The window ACAAAAATTTAGTACTTGCTCAGGCACAAAGTCCTCCTGAATCAGCCCCAAAGGAATCCAAACAATGTTCGGATTGTGAGCCAATACATTTGGAACAGGTGAACCACATTGACGACAAAAGCAATTCGTAAATCCTGTCTTCTTACTAAAGGTCTGAATCAATTGCTGTCCACGTCGCCAATGAAAAGAAGAAGCTTGCACAAAGGTTGCCGCATTGACGCCTGCCCCAGATTGCTTACGACATAAACTACAAAAACAATGATAAATCATTTTTATTTTTTCTAAATGGAATTCAAAACCGACTTCCCCGCACAAACAAGCACCTGTAAATAGTTTATTTTGATTCATTAATGTCATCTTTTTTATCCTCATGGTTTAGCTGTATCGGCATATTACTAGGATGTATAACTTTTCTTAATCCACAGTAGAATTCAAAACTAAAACAAACCCATCTTTGTTTTATGCATCTTTAGCAAGATTTTGCAAAGAGTCCCACGCCGCACTCGCCAGTGCTTCTCTATATGTCTTTGGATTTGTCTCGACTTTTTCAAATAACCACGCACGGCAATAATTTTCGGTTGCACCAATCACCAATGACATCATCAATTCAGAAGGTGTTGATTTCAATAAACTAGCATCGCTATATCTCGAAATATGGTGACGTATAGTTTTATTTCTAAGCTTATTTTTCTCAATTAATATCGTGCGATGTTCACTTTGCATCACACTGTAATGAGCAAGCAGTAAAAATTTCGCGAATTCTGGCTGATCTGCTACCCAATCTACGTAACTATAAATTAATCGATATATAAACTCTTTTAATGAGCATGCCTTTTCTAAATATTGCTCTCTTAAAGTGGCCTGATCTTCTAAAGCGGCAAAAACCAATGCTGCAATCACACCTTCTTTATTTTTAAAGTGATGATAAATCGCACCTACACTACTTTCAGACTTTTCTCGAATCATCTCAATACTGGTTGCATCTAATCCATAGTCAAGAAAACAGGACAATGCATCCAACAATATCTGTCTTTTTAATAAAGATCTTCGCTGAGGATACAATCTTTCCAATAATTGCTGAGCCGTTTCCATATTCAATTTAAGTTCGCCGATCGTCGGAACTATTGTGTATGACTTGACCACAACTTGTAAACAGAATTATATTCTGTAAAAGAATTAAATTTTGTTTAATTAGGATAATATCAAATGACTTCAACTTTAGACTTATGGAATAAAGCTTCTGCTTTTCCTGCTGGAAAATGGACATTTACACGCATGCTTTGTCTTAAAGCCCCCTATTTCAGTAGTATTGCTCCATTATTTGAAGAACTAAAACCAAATTACTGCAAAATATCGATTAAGAAAAAACGTTCGGTACTCAATCATATTGGTACTGTGCATGCGATTGCGATGTGCAACATGGCTGAATTAGCAGGCGGAACGATGACAGAAGTTACGGTACCTTCTAGCCACCGTTGGATACCAAAAGGCATGACAGTTGAATACTTAAAGAAAGCAGAAACCGATCTAATCGCAATAGCCACTCCTGTTGAGGAAAATTATGATTGGGACAAAGCGGGCGAATATCTTGTGAATGTTGACGTATTTGATAAAGCCAATGAAAAAGTGTTCCATGCAAAGATCACAATGTGGATTTCTAAAAAGAAAAAATAAAAAAAGCCCCGAACTCTACAAGTGCGGGGCTTTTCACATTTAAAGATTATTTTTTAAATGGCAATGCATATTTAAAGATACGACCAACTACTTCACCGAATTGTTTTACGAAACTCGCATTGTTGTAATTTAGGCCATATTTTTTACATACAGCTTCCACTTTTGGTGCGACTTCACGATAACGACGTGCAGGGATATCTGGAAACAGGTGATGCTCAATCTGATGACTAAGATGACCTGTTAAAATATGAAATGCCTCTGATCCCGTCAGATTTGATGACCCACGAATTTGGCGCATATACCAATGACCACGACTCTCATTTTGTAAAACTGTTTTCGGGAAAACTTCTGCGTCTTTGGTAAAGTGACCACAGAAAATAATACTAAATGTCCAAACATTACGTATGCCATTGGCAACCAAATTTCCTGCAAATACAGGAATTGCTGATGGCCCTGCAATCAATGGGAAAAACACATAATCTTTAAATAATTGTTTGCCTATTTTCTTTTTAACAGGTCGCCATTCCTGCTTAAACTCAGACATAGTTTTACGCTTATACAGCAGCTTGCCCAATTCAAGATTTTGAATTGCAACCCCCCATTGGAATAACAAACTAAAAGGCAAAATATATAATGGCTGAATTACTGAAGACTTCGTCCAACGCTGCTCTGGAAATAAACGAAATACACCATATCCGACATCATCATCCATACCTTTGATATTGGTATAAGTATGATGCTTATAATTATGTGTTTGTCTCCAATTATCTGAAGTTCCCACCGTATCCCATTCATAGGTTTGACCATTGAATTTCGGATCGTTCATCCAGTCATACTGACCATGCATGACATTGTGTCCCAACTCCATGTTTTCCATGATTTTGGCAAAGCCTAATAAACCTGTTCCCAATAACCATGCTGGCGGAAACCAACCTGCAAATAACAGTGCGCGCCCTAAAAAACTACTATAGCGAATGGTTGAATAAACACGACGAATATATTTCGCGTCTTTTTCGCCCAAATCGTTTAATACCTCTTGTTTGATTTGATCCAATTCGCGTGCAAAAGCTTCTAACTCTGCGGCAGTTAAATCACGATTTTTAGGGTTTTTAAAATATTGAATTTTAACAGGCATGTTCATAATCATTTTCTCGCTTACAGATCAATCACAAGATCAGATTGGGCAGAATTTACACAAATTTTTAATAACTGAGATGGCTCATGATTGGCTGAACCATTAAGTAAGTTTTTTGTCGCACCTTGCGCTTTATTACAAGCACACTTATTACAAATTCCCATACGACAACCATGATTTGGTTTGATGCCTTGCTGTTCTAAACTAGCTAAGATCGATTGACCTTTCGGGATTGCAACAGTCTTATTGGATTGAGTTAATGTGACATTAATAAAACCTGTATCTGTCGCATCATGTTCAAATTGACTTAAGCTAAATGCTTCTGTTTGGATAAATGCAGCATCTACGAATAATGTCTCTGCTGTTGCCACAAAGCCAGAAGGACCACATGCATAAACTGTGGTTTGATTTAGCTTGGTAAACTGATCAACATGATTCTGATTTAAACGCTGATCTTGCTCTTGCGTATAAAAAATCTGATAACTGAAATTTGCAAAATTTTCGGAAACTTCCTTGAAATACTCTGCATACGCAGCATCATCATGCGTTTTAACCCAGTACATCAGATGAACAGGAACCGTATTTAATTGCTTTGATTGGCATAAGGCTTCAATCAAACTCAACATCGGTGTAATCCCGCTGCCTGCTGCAAGTAACAA is drawn from Acinetobacter suaedae and contains these coding sequences:
- a CDS encoding fatty acid desaturase family protein, with amino-acid sequence MNMPVKIQYFKNPKNRDLTAAELEAFARELDQIKQEVLNDLGEKDAKYIRRVYSTIRYSSFLGRALLFAGWFPPAWLLGTGLLGFAKIMENMELGHNVMHGQYDWMNDPKFNGQTYEWDTVGTSDNWRQTHNYKHHTYTNIKGMDDDVGYGVFRLFPEQRWTKSSVIQPLYILPFSLLFQWGVAIQNLELGKLLYKRKTMSEFKQEWRPVKKKIGKQLFKDYVFFPLIAGPSAIPVFAGNLVANGIRNVWTFSIIFCGHFTKDAEVFPKTVLQNESRGHWYMRQIRGSSNLTGSEAFHILTGHLSHQIEHHLFPDIPARRYREVAPKVEAVCKKYGLNYNNASFVKQFGEVVGRIFKYALPFKK
- a CDS encoding hotdog fold domain-containing protein; translated protein: MTSTLDLWNKASAFPAGKWTFTRMLCLKAPYFSSIAPLFEELKPNYCKISIKKKRSVLNHIGTVHAIAMCNMAELAGGTMTEVTVPSSHRWIPKGMTVEYLKKAETDLIAIATPVEENYDWDKAGEYLVNVDVFDKANEKVFHAKITMWISKKKK
- a CDS encoding ferredoxin reductase; translated protein: MYAIEKRNSLFNSLANSVMNSHDANFWLQKINPLWSVNQSLAQIIKKQIVAKDTVSLILKCNRHVQRGVAGQHHPITVEIAGRHYERTYSLMHVDAEHLCLTVKKVDQGLVSSWLVEQSQIGDILHLGQPYGDMQQHIQSPNLLLLAAGSGITPMLSLIEALCQSKQLNTVPVHLMYWVKTHDDAAYAEYFKEVSENFANFSYQIFYTQEQDQRLNQNHVDQFTKLNQTTVYACGPSGFVATAETLFVDAAFIQTEAFSLSQFEHDATDTGFINVTLTQSNKTVAIPKGQSILASLEQQGIKPNHGCRMGICNKCACNKAQGATKNLLNGSANHEPSQLLKICVNSAQSDLVIDL
- a CDS encoding GFA family protein gives rise to the protein MTLMNQNKLFTGACLCGEVGFEFHLEKIKMIYHCFCSLCRKQSGAGVNAATFVQASSFHWRRGQQLIQTFSKKTGFTNCFCRQCGSPVPNVLAHNPNIVWIPLGLIQEDFVPEQVLNFCIKSKASWTTSDVSFVLFDELPNRTELQHYFELNQ
- a CDS encoding TetR/AcrR family transcriptional regulator, with the protein product METAQQLLERLYPQRRSLLKRQILLDALSCFLDYGLDATSIEMIREKSESSVGAIYHHFKNKEGVIAALVFAALEDQATLREQYLEKACSLKEFIYRLIYSYVDWVADQPEFAKFLLLAHYSVMQSEHRTILIEKNKLRNKTIRHHISRYSDASLLKSTPSELMMSLVIGATENYCRAWLFEKVETNPKTYREALASAAWDSLQNLAKDA